ATACAATATACAGTTACATGGGTTTCGATACATGATAAATACCTATATTGACGAttaaatcaaaagctttttcacGCAGTAACATTGAACCAAACTGTATTGTAAttgtataaacaaacaaaatatttaacctAATTGTACTAACGGAATGCAGTCAATTGAAATTAAAGATATCATTCGTTGTTTTGTTTTAGATTGCTTAAGCAGACGATGAGAAGAAAACAGTATTTGAAAATCATCTGTGTATGCTGTTGTGTTCTATTCCTGTACAATCTCTATTATGCCAATGTGTCGCCGTATCCACAAACACATTACCAGGAAGAAAATCCATCAACCCAGTTGACCTCACGACCTGTCTTTCTTGTTGACACTCCAACTTgtaaaattccattattttcacCATTTGAAGTTTCAATCGTTCAATTTCTGAAGCCTGGAAAGAAAAtttcttgtaacaaatttcttcCTTACACTTACGAAGATGGGATTATATTGCGAGTAAACTGGACAGCAATTGACCAATCACGTCATAAAGAGACCTTCAAATATTGCCGATATCAACCAATTATAAGACCATATGAAGCGGAGCATCACAATTATTACGACTACGGCGACTACAGTGAAAAGTTTGATTCATATATAGAAGTTTCATATGAATTTATAAGAGTTCGATGTTTTAACAGAGCCAATGGTAAACTATATACCAATTACCACCAGTTTATTTACCGAAAGaaaaacatcgaaaaatcaaAATCGACAGCGTTCGAAAAACATAAGGCGAAAGTTTCTGAAACTTTAAATGTTATGATGGTAGGTGTTGATTCCATTTCTAGATtgaattttaaaagatatatgcGAAAGACAAATGCCTTTTTAACAAATAGACTACAAGCTTTTGACATGATGGGTTACAATAAAGTTGCAGACAACACATTTGTCAATATTGTTCCTATGACTCTTGGAAAGTTTTTAGAAGATGTCCCATGGAACGAATCCCTTAGTGATATTCCGTTTGATAATTACAACTTTATATGGAAAATGTTTTCTGATCGTGGATATCGAACGTTATATGCCGAAGATGCTCCAAAAATTGCCATTTTCGATTATCTTAAAGCTGGCTTTCATAAAGCACCAGCAGACTATTTCAATCGGCATTTTAGCATAGCTATGACTAAAGATAAACCACTCTGGTACAATGAGCATAACTGTCTTGTCAACAGACTAGAAACTGATATCATTTTGAATTATACATTCCACTTTGCTTCCATTATGCAAAAGAATCCATACTTTGCTTTCACATTTATTACTGGATTAACTCACGATTCTACAGAAAGTGCAGCTATGGCTGATGAACCATATTTCAATTATCTTAAATCCCTTTATGAGAAAAACATGCTTAACAATACAATGTTAATATTGTACAGTGATCACGGGATGCGATTCGGAAAACTAAGAGAAACTTATATTGGGAAATTAGAAGAAAGACTTCCATTTCTGTTTATAGTTTTACCAGAATGGTTTCGAAAGAAATATCCTGTAATTAGTCAAAATCTTCAAATCAACGAAAGGCGTTTAATAACGCCATTTGATATCTATGAAACACTTCAGAATGTTTTATTCTTTGGAACCGATCAGCGGGAGCAGTCGTCT
This sequence is a window from Mytilus edulis chromosome 1, xbMytEdul2.2, whole genome shotgun sequence. Protein-coding genes within it:
- the LOC139498834 gene encoding uncharacterized protein: MRRKQYLKIICVCCCVLFLYNLYYANVSPYPQTHYQEENPSTQLTSRPVFLVDTPTCKIPLFSPFEVSIVQFLKPGKKISCNKFLPYTYEDGIILRVNWTAIDQSRHKETFKYCRYQPIIRPYEAEHHNYYDYGDYSEKFDSYIEVSYEFIRVRCFNRANGKLYTNYHQFIYRKKNIEKSKSTAFEKHKAKVSETLNVMMVGVDSISRLNFKRYMRKTNAFLTNRLQAFDMMGYNKVADNTFVNIVPMTLGKFLEDVPWNESLSDIPFDNYNFIWKMFSDRGYRTLYAEDAPKIAIFDYLKAGFHKAPADYFNRHFSIAMTKDKPLWYNEHNCLVNRLETDIILNYTFHFASIMQKNPYFAFTFITGLTHDSTESAAMADEPYFNYLKSLYEKNMLNNTMLILYSDHGMRFGKLRETYIGKLEERLPFLFIVLPEWFRKKYPVISQNLQINERRLITPFDIYETLQNVLFFGTDQREQSSSRGASLFQEVSDERTCSEIGILPHWCTCAKNVPLPPEDIKIRDFGERIITSINEILSTYVDCAHLTLENVLSASKILPYDEVLRFRKSKNDVINRKVTFGDKVNSFVHYQLIVQTSPGNGRFEATIKYDELHDSSKIASDISRINLYGNQSNCVNDHSIKKYCFCNM